The Ketobacter alkanivorans genome includes the window CCCGGAACGCTATCAGGAACTGGATAACCGAATTTCCAGCTACTTCCACTTAGGCCGTAAACACCGGGTTGACCCACACCAACTGGCAGAGTTATGGCAGGAACTGCAACAGGAGCTGGACGCCATCGACGGTGGCGATGAGAAACTGGCCAAGCTGGAACAGGCTGCCAACCAGTCCCGCCAGGACTACCTGGGCGCGGCGGAAAAACTCTCCAAAGGCCGCAGCAAAGAAGCCAAAAAGCTCAGCAAACTGATTACCGAAAAAGTACAACCCCTGGGCATGCCCGGCGCGGAATTCCAAGTGGATTTACAGGCACTGGAAGCAGAACAATACAACGCCCACGGACTGGAACTGGTGGAATTTATTGTTCGCACCAACCCGGGCCAACCCGTCAAACCTTTAAATAAAGTGGCGTCCGGCGGTGAACTGTCCCGCATCAGCCTGGCGATTCAGGTTGCTTGTGCCGCCAAAACCAATGTGGCCACCCTGGTGTTCGATGAGGTGGACGTGGGCATCGGTGGTGCAGTGGCACAGATCGTAGGCAATCTGCTGCGAAAACTGGGGCAGGATAACCAAGTGCTCTGCGTCACCCACTTGCCACAAGTTGCAGCTCAGGGACACACCCATCTGCACGTCAACAAACAAACCAGCAAAAAGCAGACACACACCGACATCGCCGAGCTGTCACAGGATGAAAAAGTGGCGGAAGTCGCCCGTATGCTGGGGGGCTTGAAAATTACCGAACAGACATTGGCTCACGCCAGAGAGTTGATTGAGGAAAGCCAAGGCTAACAGCCATGGCTTCCTCGGATCACAAGAACGTGCTGGCTATTTTTTAGGCTTAACGTACAACACAAGCTTGTGATCCACCAGATCAAAGCCATGCTTTTCGGCAATGGTGTGCTGAAGCTGCTCGATCTCATCATCGACAAATTCAATGACCTGACCAGAGTCCACACACACCATATGGTCATGATGATCACCCTTATCCAGCTCGAAAACTGCATGCCCCCCATCAAAATTCAAGCGGCTCACCAGCCCGGCACTCTCAAACTGCGTCAATACGCGATAGACCGTGGCCAGCCCCACGTCGTCACCGGCTTCCAGCAGGGCCTTATAGACATCCTCCGCACTCATATGATGGCTGTCAGAAGCCTCCAATATCTGCAGGATCTTGACCCGCGGCAAGGTAACCTTCAGGCCAACCTTACGTAATTCCACATTTTCATTTGTCATAGGGATCTTTCTTCGTTTTCCGGTTTCTAATAAAACCGGGTTACCTGTATGATGTTCGTTTTTTGCGAAGATAGTGGAAAACCAAACCAGATGCA containing:
- the fur gene encoding ferric iron uptake transcriptional regulator — translated: MTNENVELRKVGLKVTLPRVKILQILEASDSHHMSAEDVYKALLEAGDDVGLATVYRVLTQFESAGLVSRLNFDGGHAVFELDKGDHHDHMVCVDSGQVIEFVDDEIEQLQHTIAEKHGFDLVDHKLVLYVKPKK